One Prolixibacteraceae bacterium DNA segment encodes these proteins:
- the porU gene encoding type IX secretion system sortase PorU, producing the protein MMKLKVKSLNDHNLTLNTLSIWTTRNTEIDNSERFDFRDLTEISYYVGTDIDGDKAVFFYLHPTNDWRYNPYSKNWECNSNLYSRRSYVYITDKPASVQFSSVQRNKKEGAVTLKTYEKLHASFFRKESILHSGRKWYSEGLLGSKRYHIPKVWDRNTLSSKITISGIGRSSYYSKAQLLVDGNISKTVNLNKVFDAHEGVAAYPFIFRNINASENTSLDVFLQGNDDVKYHMSFIQYVLTNSLRFEDNTLYFQNSQTVEGSNTSYNFEMSNISSSMKVWDITDPLHYQDIVGTKVGSILSFEDIHKDTVSKYVAFDPRKITHTPDLEKEIGSITNSFQSSPEYIIIYHEKFKEQAEAFKRIHSDNMIVETVNVDDVFTYYGGNIKDPGAIRNYLKRRYDKQRGTSHPLEYVLFLGRGTYDPITPTSNKNPNYVPSNQSLNSLDGSKTFVSDDVFGLMDEGENELFGTVDLAVGRIPCITTEQADAVLNKIRGYISPDNNGNWSMRSCVIADDGDNGIHLKDAERISSYISTGNPSMLINKIYFDSYPKDPALIRSYPDVTNSIKEFMKEGGLIMNYTGHANTMALAHERVIEKQDIHLWNNGYHLPLFITATCDFSHWDMKEDISAGEEILFHKNGGGIGLFSTTRLVYSSSNYQLNKNIYKELFVKDSQGNPPTLGIAMKRAKRETSGVINKRKFSLIGDPAIKLKMPKLRVSTDIVDGEPIGDSDVKVKLLSPVAVEGSINNSNGDVYKGSGNLVVKVLDKAIDVQTLGNSGNNVEGYSEQKNVLFQSNVSVENGKFDFVFVLPKDISYKDGNYRISYYFKGDKIDGVGDFVKIKSGGVSSSVDNDNKGPSIHLEVDSKTWENNISIGEEPTWKFYLEDTNGINTSLSSIGHQMVLILDHDNSKRFVLNDYFQFDSDSYTSGVVEWKPLGLSKGKHHFKVKFWDLLNNSNVLEGSFNVEPSLEVNVSLIYPNPTKGIINATISHNMAYSTVYSEVFLHDFSGRIIARKSLDFINTESNINIDLRELGAYVSGVYILRFVSKNKDGEHTQTSKKIILEL; encoded by the coding sequence ATGATGAAATTAAAAGTGAAGAGTTTGAACGACCACAATTTAACATTGAACACCTTGTCTATATGGACTACTAGAAATACAGAAATTGATAATAGTGAACGGTTTGATTTTAGAGATTTAACAGAGATTTCATATTATGTAGGAACGGATATAGATGGGGATAAGGCTGTATTCTTCTACTTACATCCTACGAATGATTGGAGATATAATCCGTATTCCAAAAACTGGGAGTGTAATTCAAATCTGTATTCAAGGAGATCGTATGTATATATTACAGACAAACCGGCCTCGGTTCAGTTCTCAAGTGTTCAACGGAATAAAAAAGAAGGAGCTGTTACTCTAAAAACGTATGAAAAACTGCATGCTTCTTTCTTTAGAAAAGAGAGTATTTTACATTCAGGACGCAAGTGGTATAGTGAAGGATTATTAGGGTCAAAGCGATATCATATACCTAAAGTATGGGATCGTAATACTTTAAGTTCTAAAATTACAATATCTGGAATAGGAAGGAGTTCATATTATTCTAAAGCACAATTATTGGTGGATGGGAATATTTCCAAAACGGTAAATCTGAATAAAGTTTTTGATGCCCATGAAGGGGTGGCTGCTTATCCTTTTATTTTTCGCAACATTAATGCTTCAGAAAATACCTCTTTGGATGTTTTTTTACAGGGAAATGATGACGTGAAATATCATATGAGTTTTATACAATATGTATTGACTAACTCCCTCCGTTTTGAGGATAATACGCTGTATTTTCAAAATAGTCAAACGGTAGAAGGCTCAAACACGAGTTATAATTTTGAGATGTCGAATATTTCAAGTTCTATGAAGGTGTGGGATATTACAGATCCCCTTCATTATCAGGATATTGTTGGAACTAAGGTCGGGAGTATTCTCTCCTTTGAGGATATACATAAAGATACTGTCTCAAAATATGTTGCTTTTGATCCAAGAAAAATCACTCATACTCCTGACCTGGAGAAAGAGATTGGTTCGATTACAAACTCATTCCAATCTTCCCCTGAATATATCATTATTTATCATGAAAAGTTTAAAGAGCAAGCCGAAGCATTTAAGCGAATTCATTCTGATAATATGATTGTTGAAACGGTAAATGTCGATGATGTTTTTACGTATTATGGCGGTAATATAAAAGACCCAGGAGCAATTCGTAACTATTTAAAGCGTCGTTATGACAAGCAGCGAGGAACCTCTCATCCTCTAGAGTATGTGCTTTTTTTAGGTAGAGGTACTTATGATCCAATTACTCCGACATCGAATAAGAATCCAAATTATGTGCCAAGTAATCAATCATTAAATTCTCTAGATGGTTCCAAGACATTTGTTTCTGACGATGTGTTTGGCTTAATGGATGAAGGGGAAAATGAATTATTTGGTACCGTAGATCTTGCTGTAGGACGGATACCTTGCATTACGACAGAACAAGCTGATGCCGTATTAAATAAAATTCGTGGGTATATCAGTCCGGATAATAATGGTAACTGGAGTATGAGGTCGTGTGTTATTGCCGATGATGGTGATAATGGAATCCATTTAAAAGATGCAGAGCGAATTTCAAGTTATATCTCCACAGGAAATCCTTCAATGTTAATTAATAAAATATATTTTGATTCTTATCCCAAAGATCCTGCATTAATACGAAGCTATCCCGATGTTACTAATAGTATAAAGGAGTTTATGAAAGAGGGTGGGTTAATCATGAACTATACTGGGCATGCGAATACGATGGCTTTGGCTCATGAAAGAGTAATAGAAAAGCAAGATATTCATTTATGGAATAATGGTTATCATTTACCTCTATTTATTACTGCTACTTGCGATTTTAGCCATTGGGATATGAAAGAAGACATCTCTGCAGGAGAAGAAATTCTATTTCATAAGAATGGAGGTGGTATAGGACTCTTTTCTACCACAAGGCTTGTCTATTCTTCGTCTAATTACCAGTTAAATAAGAATATCTATAAGGAGCTATTTGTCAAAGATTCTCAGGGAAATCCCCCTACTTTAGGGATCGCGATGAAGCGAGCTAAAAGAGAGACCTCTGGGGTTATTAATAAGCGGAAGTTTTCGTTGATAGGAGACCCTGCGATAAAACTAAAGATGCCTAAGCTACGAGTGTCCACAGATATCGTAGATGGAGAACCTATTGGAGACTCCGATGTTAAAGTAAAACTTCTTTCTCCAGTTGCAGTAGAGGGTTCGATTAATAACTCTAATGGAGATGTTTATAAAGGGAGTGGAAATTTAGTGGTAAAAGTACTGGATAAAGCAATTGATGTCCAAACCTTAGGAAATTCCGGGAATAATGTAGAAGGTTATAGCGAACAGAAAAATGTGCTTTTTCAATCCAATGTATCTGTAGAGAATGGCAAATTTGATTTTGTCTTTGTTTTGCCTAAAGATATCTCATATAAAGATGGGAACTATAGGATTTCATACTATTTTAAAGGAGATAAAATAGATGGAGTTGGTGATTTTGTTAAAATAAAGAGTGGTGGTGTCTCTTCATCTGTTGACAATGACAATAAAGGACCAAGTATTCATTTAGAAGTAGACTCCAAAACTTGGGAGAATAATATTTCTATTGGAGAAGAGCCAACATGGAAGTTTTATCTGGAAGATACCAATGGCATTAATACTTCTCTATCAAGTATTGGCCACCAAATGGTTTTAATATTAGATCATGATAATAGTAAACGATTTGTTCTAAATGATTATTTTCAATTTGATTCAGACTCTTATACCTCTGGGGTCGTGGAATGGAAACCATTGGGTTTAAGTAAAGGAAAGCATCATTTTAAAGTCAAATTTTGGGATTTATTAAACAATTCTAATGTTTTAGAGGGTAGTTTCAATGTGGAGCCATCTCTTGAGGTAAATGTTTCATTAATATATCCTAATCCTACAAAAGGTATTATAAATGCTACCATCTCTCATAATATGGCCTATTCAACAGTTTATTCTGAAGTATTCCTTCATGATTTCTCAGGGCGTATTATTGCAAGAAAATCTCTTGATTTTATTAACACAGAGAGTAATATTAATATAGATCTTAGAGAGTTAGGAGCTTATGTTTCGGGTGTTTATATTCTGCGTTTTGTTTCGAAAAATAAGGATGGTGAGCATACACAGACAAGTAAGAAAATAATATTAGAATTATAG
- the porV gene encoding type IX secretion system outer membrane channel protein PorV gives MSRYWHKIFGVVCLLLAISTTTVMAQSEGATVTSSKIISSAVPFLTISPDTRAGGMGDLGAATSPDVNSQHWNPSKYAFIDGTSGVGISYIPWLRNLADDMSIMYLSGYYRLDDKQVISSSLRYFKYGSIQLADSQGQPLGVNNPNEYSFDIGYSRKLTDKWSGGVVVRYIDSRLNVVSDGLEPGKAFAADVSFYYKNSWRRHSLDRTFSMGANFSNIGSKISFDGGNTESFIPANMRLGFGYSMELDKYNKIVFNMDISKLMVPTPNQTATEASDGTISVSINTGTDQGVISSIFNSFGDAPEGFSEELKECQLSGGIEYWYANQFALRTGYFYENEDKGNRKYATLGAGVKLTSFILDFAYMIPTEQNHPLANTLRFSITFDIGSMLNAGR, from the coding sequence ATGAGTCGATATTGGCATAAGATATTTGGTGTAGTATGTTTGCTTTTGGCAATTTCTACTACCACAGTGATGGCACAAAGTGAAGGGGCTACTGTAACATCTTCTAAGATTATTAGTAGCGCAGTCCCTTTTCTGACGATTTCACCTGATACAAGAGCAGGAGGTATGGGGGATCTTGGTGCAGCGACATCTCCTGATGTTAATTCACAACATTGGAATCCTTCTAAATATGCTTTTATTGATGGGACTTCTGGTGTAGGTATTTCATATATACCATGGCTGCGTAACTTAGCTGATGATATGAGTATCATGTATTTGAGTGGTTATTACAGACTTGATGACAAACAAGTTATAAGCTCTTCTCTTAGGTATTTTAAATATGGAAGCATTCAATTAGCAGACAGTCAAGGACAACCATTAGGGGTGAATAATCCGAATGAATATAGTTTTGATATTGGTTATAGTCGAAAATTAACTGATAAATGGAGTGGTGGTGTTGTTGTGCGATATATTGATTCTCGTCTAAATGTTGTTAGTGATGGGCTAGAACCAGGAAAAGCTTTTGCTGCAGATGTCTCTTTTTATTATAAGAATTCTTGGAGAAGACATAGTCTAGATCGTACTTTCTCAATGGGTGCTAACTTCTCAAATATTGGTTCAAAAATATCTTTTGACGGTGGAAATACAGAAAGTTTTATTCCTGCGAATATGCGCTTAGGGTTTGGTTACTCTATGGAGTTAGATAAATACAACAAGATTGTATTTAATATGGATATAAGTAAACTGATGGTTCCTACACCAAACCAAACAGCTACAGAAGCGAGTGATGGAACAATTTCTGTTTCTATCAATACAGGAACTGACCAGGGAGTTATTAGCTCTATTTTTAACTCATTTGGAGATGCACCCGAAGGGTTCAGCGAAGAACTTAAAGAGTGTCAGTTATCTGGAGGTATTGAGTATTGGTATGCAAATCAATTTGCACTTAGAACAGGATATTTTTATGAGAATGAAGATAAGGGAAATCGTAAGTATGCTACATTAGGAGCTGGTGTTAAACTAACGAGTTTTATACTTGACTTTGCTTATATGATTCCTACAGAACAAAATCATCCATTAGCTAATACATTAAGATTTTCTATTACCTTTGATATTGGAAGTATGTTGAATGCTGGTCGTTAA
- the ispF gene encoding 2-C-methyl-D-erythritol 2,4-cyclodiphosphate synthase — translation MKKIRVGLGYDVHALAKGESLWLGGIKIEHELGTVAHSDGDVLLHAISDAILGAAKLRDIGYHFPDTDETYKGADSSTLLKVCVRMVREKGYEIGNVDATIAAQKPKLMPYIEDMEQHIAKTIEIDNEDVAVKATTTEKLGFEGRQEGISVQAVVLLYQV, via the coding sequence ATGAAAAAGATAAGAGTTGGATTAGGATATGATGTTCATGCTTTAGCCAAAGGAGAATCGTTATGGCTTGGAGGTATTAAAATTGAACATGAATTAGGAACAGTTGCTCATTCTGATGGTGATGTTCTCTTACATGCTATTTCAGATGCAATATTAGGTGCTGCAAAACTCAGAGATATTGGGTATCATTTTCCTGATACTGATGAGACGTATAAAGGAGCTGATAGTAGCACTTTGTTAAAAGTGTGTGTTCGTATGGTACGTGAAAAAGGGTATGAAATAGGCAATGTCGATGCGACTATTGCTGCTCAAAAACCTAAGCTTATGCCATATATCGAAGATATGGAACAACATATTGCTAAAACTATCGAGATTGATAATGAGGATGTTGCAGTTAAAGCAACGACAACAGAAAAGCTTGGTTTCGAAGGACGTCAAGAGGGAATCTCCGTACAAGCAGTTGTATTATTATACCAGGTATAG
- a CDS encoding DUF4199 domain-containing protein yields the protein MFATRNNYLYHVMMSGIYLGSALVGVRFVSYLFNAYNSNVFAMILFVVYALGVFRLVKKYREEQLGGYITYWNSVSFIILTSFFASMILGLFSFVYLKFIDTTILTSMINEAESAYVKIFDVLDGSFSDDLQEELIKQVRNITPMDIWKSEMTNYLWGGSLLGLLLSFFVRRVNNDPFHEINS from the coding sequence ATGTTTGCTACAAGAAACAATTATTTGTATCATGTCATGATGTCTGGCATCTACTTAGGGAGTGCTTTAGTTGGTGTTCGCTTTGTTTCCTATCTTTTTAATGCTTACAACAGCAATGTATTTGCAATGATTCTTTTTGTAGTATATGCATTGGGAGTATTTCGTTTGGTGAAGAAATATAGAGAAGAGCAACTAGGTGGTTATATAACCTATTGGAATAGTGTCTCCTTTATTATATTAACTTCTTTCTTTGCCTCGATGATTCTAGGACTTTTTTCCTTTGTCTATTTAAAGTTTATAGATACCACTATTCTTACAAGTATGATAAATGAAGCGGAGAGTGCATATGTCAAAATATTCGATGTTCTTGATGGAAGTTTTAGTGATGATTTACAAGAAGAGCTTATTAAGCAAGTTCGTAATATTACTCCTATGGATATATGGAAAAGTGAGATGACTAATTATCTTTGGGGTGGTAGTTTACTAGGACTATTACTCTCTTTCTTTGTTCGCAGAGTCAATAATGATCCTTTTCACGAAATAAATTCATAA
- a CDS encoding glycosyltransferase family 2 protein, with the protein MQLDISVVVPLYNEDESLQELDQWILKVMTANNFSYEVIYVNDGSNDTSWNLIESLSLNNPHVRGICFSRNYGKSAALFAGFEMAEGDVVITMDADLQDSPEEIPSLYKMIKKDGFDLISGWKKKRYDPISKTVPSKLFNGVASKLSGIKLHDFNCGLKAYKKEVVKSIEVYGEMHRYIPILAKEAGFYRIGEKVVQHQARKYGVTKFGLNRFINGFLDLLSIQFMIRFGKKPMHLFGALGSLMFIIGLLSAMIVGGTKLWYVFQHVQAERVTESPYFYLSLVSMLMGIQLFLAGFLGELISRNSSERNIYKISKKI; encoded by the coding sequence ATGCAGTTAGATATTTCAGTAGTAGTTCCTCTTTATAACGAAGATGAATCGTTGCAAGAATTGGATCAGTGGATTTTGAAAGTAATGACAGCAAATAACTTCTCTTATGAAGTGATCTATGTTAATGACGGAAGTAATGATACCTCATGGAACTTAATTGAATCGTTATCTCTGAATAATCCTCATGTTCGTGGAATTTGTTTTAGTCGTAATTACGGAAAATCTGCAGCACTGTTTGCTGGATTTGAAATGGCTGAAGGAGATGTGGTGATTACGATGGATGCCGATCTTCAGGATAGTCCTGAGGAGATTCCTTCTTTATACAAAATGATAAAGAAGGATGGTTTTGATCTTATTTCAGGATGGAAGAAGAAGCGATATGATCCAATCTCGAAGACTGTACCTAGCAAATTATTTAATGGAGTTGCTTCTAAACTTTCAGGAATCAAATTACATGATTTTAATTGTGGACTAAAAGCCTATAAGAAAGAGGTGGTAAAGAGTATTGAGGTGTATGGAGAGATGCATCGATATATTCCAATCCTAGCTAAAGAGGCAGGATTCTATCGTATTGGAGAGAAGGTTGTGCAGCACCAAGCTCGTAAATATGGTGTAACAAAGTTTGGTTTGAACCGTTTTATTAATGGTTTCTTAGACCTATTATCGATTCAGTTTATGATTCGTTTTGGCAAGAAACCAATGCATCTATTTGGTGCCTTAGGCTCTTTGATGTTTATTATAGGACTTCTAAGTGCAATGATTGTTGGTGGAACCAAATTATGGTATGTATTCCAGCATGTACAAGCAGAGCGTGTTACGGAGAGTCCTTACTTTTACCTTTCATTGGTTTCCATGCTAATGGGAATTCAGCTTTTTTTAGCAGGATTTTTAGGGGAATTGATCTCAAGAAATAGTTCTGAAAGAAATATCTATAAGATATCAAAGAAGATATAG
- a CDS encoding TolC family protein — protein sequence MKIITNIIGALFFSIVLLSGCKVGPDMKPPEVLMPDAYRFEYNDNDSIPDLTYWKVFKDPVLLRYINNAIDNNQDLGIAMNRIEESRLALGISKTLQLPSIKFLGQAGYGTISPNNTIIPSENDQYVLAPQLSWELDIWGKYRRNKESAVASFTQTNYGYRAVMLSLVTQVANTYFTILDYKNRYKIALSTYKSREESYSIIKDRFDRGYTALLDVNQAEIQMNFAYTQMIRYQRLIGNSEISLSILMGEMPHKIETESTLYERELPFYVPVGMPSDLLLRRPDILKDYYNIVRLNADVGVAVAQRFPSLSLTATGGLVNDDATNFFTSNSLQWSVYGILAGPIFNFGRNKKRVEIARTKVKAAVLQYERTVIRSVGEIDNTLLEIDTYRKEIEATQSMLAAAGSAYTLSKARYAQGVVSYLEVLDSEKTYFRVQMNLSRLYRQRIISFVKLYKGLGGGWIEMEISK from the coding sequence ATGAAAATTATAACAAACATAATTGGTGCTCTTTTCTTTTCAATTGTTCTTTTGAGCGGTTGTAAAGTTGGGCCAGACATGAAACCACCTGAAGTATTGATGCCAGATGCCTATCGTTTCGAATATAATGACAACGACTCTATTCCTGATTTAACCTATTGGAAGGTGTTTAAAGACCCTGTTTTATTACGTTATATTAATAATGCAATTGATAATAACCAAGACTTAGGAATCGCAATGAATAGAATTGAGGAGTCTAGACTTGCTCTTGGTATCAGTAAGACATTACAACTTCCATCAATCAAATTTCTAGGACAAGCAGGATACGGTACCATTTCACCAAATAACACGATTATTCCTTCGGAAAACGACCAATATGTTCTTGCTCCACAACTATCATGGGAGCTCGATATATGGGGTAAGTATAGAAGGAATAAAGAGAGTGCTGTTGCTAGCTTCACTCAAACAAATTATGGATATAGGGCAGTAATGCTTTCACTTGTAACCCAAGTTGCAAATACCTATTTTACTATCTTAGATTACAAAAATAGATATAAGATAGCGCTCAGCACTTACAAGTCTAGAGAAGAGAGCTATTCTATTATCAAAGATCGATTTGATCGAGGGTATACAGCATTGCTTGATGTAAATCAAGCCGAGATACAGATGAATTTTGCTTATACCCAGATGATAAGATATCAACGTCTTATTGGAAACTCAGAAATCTCACTTTCTATTCTTATGGGAGAGATGCCCCATAAGATAGAAACAGAGTCAACCCTTTATGAACGCGAACTGCCTTTTTATGTTCCTGTTGGAATGCCTTCTGATCTTTTGCTTCGTAGACCCGATATCTTAAAAGATTATTATAATATCGTTCGTCTAAATGCAGATGTTGGAGTTGCTGTTGCACAAAGATTTCCAAGCCTTTCTCTCACTGCCACGGGAGGGTTGGTAAATGACGATGCAACGAATTTTTTCACATCCAATAGTCTTCAGTGGTCTGTTTATGGAATATTAGCAGGTCCTATCTTTAACTTTGGTAGAAATAAGAAACGAGTGGAGATCGCTAGAACAAAGGTAAAAGCAGCTGTCTTGCAATACGAAAGAACAGTGATTCGTTCCGTTGGTGAAATAGATAACACGCTACTTGAAATTGACACTTATAGAAAAGAGATAGAGGCAACCCAGTCAATGCTCGCAGCTGCTGGAAGCGCATATACCCTCTCCAAAGCACGTTATGCACAAGGAGTCGTTAGTTACCTAGAGGTTCTAGATTCGGAAAAGACATACTTTAGGGTGCAGATGAATCTCTCTCGACTATATCGTCAAAGAATCATTAGTTTTGTAAAACTGTATAAAGGACTTGGAGGTGGATGGATAGAGATGGAGATTTCTAAGTAA
- a CDS encoding efflux RND transporter permease subunit — protein sequence MEKGNFFVRRPIVAMVIAILTVIIGVISLIQLPVEQYPDITPPMVQVQAKYTGANALNVEESVATPLEQQVNGVDNMIYMKSVNANDGSMKLQTSFEVGTDPDMNTVFTQTRVSAAMAQLPEEVKRLGVTTKKTMSNIVLAIGLYSDGRFDQSFLANYATINIQDVLARINGVGNVQTLGAGNYSMRIWVKPDKMAELDLTINDLEKAIKQQNVIVPGGKFGGEPTSSDTKFTYTVRMPDRLRTEKEFEEIIVRSRTDGSQVMLGDVASVELGTESYNVFGHFNDKDAAIITIYQSPGSNAVLLGEEVLATMKELEKSFPDGLKYKVGLDATKPITAGMHEIIVTLLIALLLVVFVVYIFIQDTRATLIPIVAIPVSLIGAFIVFPLLGFTVNVLSLLGLVLAIGIVVDDAIVVVEAVQVKIEEGMNAKEATNEAMKEVSAPIIGVSLVLIAVFVPVATIGGITGQLYQQFAITIAVSVFFSTINALSLSPALCSIILRKPKEHKGLLGKLFGAFNRWFGRTTKKYMTATHHATNKIARGVVFAIIISLAMVFLGKKIPGGFMPSEDQGYYFVNIQLPFASSLQRTDEVALEASNIIRSFPEVEDVTLASGFSIFSRSMSTSAAVLFVNLKNWEEREKTANQLVQITNALLRQKIKEGVTFAFGPPPIPGLGTGNGFSMMIQDKGGNTPEYLAMHAKEFIATAQKRPEIGRVFTAYQPSVPQRSIELNREAILKAGISLHELYQTIGSFLGGSYVNDFNRFGRLYRVYIQAEPEYRQTEKQLELFYVKNRNNESVPLSNFVKVKNIIGPEFTNRYNMYRCVELTGGAAPGYTSEQVLDALAEVADEVLPRDMGFEWSNISYQQKKASGSSGVIFGISLLFVYLILCALYESWSLPLTILMGTPFAIFGALLSIYLARLVSPTYVDNIFLQISLVLLLALAAKNAILIIEFAKLKFDQGYGLYDAAWEAAKLRFRPILMTAFSFIFGVMPLVFASGAGAEARKVMGVALVGGMLLATVIGVVMYPLFFVLIGKLGKYEQKRDQQKNEIK from the coding sequence TCTGTAAATGCCAATGATGGGTCTATGAAACTTCAGACTTCTTTCGAAGTAGGTACAGATCCAGATATGAATACCGTATTTACCCAAACACGAGTATCAGCAGCAATGGCACAACTTCCTGAAGAGGTTAAAAGACTTGGTGTCACAACAAAGAAAACGATGAGTAATATTGTCTTAGCTATTGGATTATACTCTGATGGACGATTTGATCAAAGTTTTCTTGCGAACTACGCTACGATTAATATTCAAGATGTTCTTGCTAGAATTAACGGAGTCGGTAACGTTCAGACACTAGGTGCAGGAAACTACTCAATGCGTATATGGGTCAAACCTGATAAGATGGCAGAGTTAGACCTAACGATTAACGATTTGGAGAAAGCAATAAAGCAGCAAAACGTTATTGTTCCAGGTGGTAAATTTGGAGGAGAACCAACATCTTCAGATACAAAATTCACCTACACGGTAAGAATGCCAGATAGGCTTCGCACAGAAAAAGAGTTTGAGGAGATCATTGTCCGTAGCCGTACAGATGGATCACAAGTGATGCTAGGAGATGTTGCCTCTGTTGAACTAGGAACTGAATCGTACAATGTTTTTGGACACTTTAATGATAAAGATGCGGCAATCATTACAATATACCAATCTCCTGGATCTAATGCAGTCCTGTTAGGAGAAGAAGTACTTGCCACAATGAAAGAACTTGAAAAGTCGTTTCCTGATGGGTTGAAATATAAAGTAGGATTGGATGCAACCAAACCTATTACGGCAGGTATGCATGAGATTATAGTCACTCTATTGATTGCACTTCTTCTAGTAGTATTTGTTGTCTACATTTTTATCCAAGACACACGAGCGACATTAATACCTATAGTTGCTATTCCAGTTTCTTTGATCGGAGCATTTATTGTATTTCCTCTTTTAGGTTTTACTGTAAACGTATTATCTCTACTTGGTTTAGTTTTGGCAATTGGTATTGTTGTGGATGATGCGATTGTAGTAGTAGAAGCAGTGCAAGTAAAAATTGAAGAGGGGATGAATGCAAAAGAAGCAACCAATGAAGCAATGAAAGAGGTTTCTGCTCCGATTATTGGTGTAAGTTTGGTGTTAATTGCAGTATTTGTTCCTGTTGCAACAATTGGAGGAATAACAGGACAATTATATCAGCAATTTGCTATTACCATTGCTGTCTCTGTATTCTTTTCTACCATCAACGCACTTTCGTTAAGTCCTGCATTATGTTCGATTATATTAAGAAAACCCAAAGAACATAAAGGGCTTCTTGGAAAATTATTTGGTGCTTTTAACAGATGGTTTGGAAGAACGACAAAAAAGTATATGACAGCAACCCACCATGCAACAAACAAGATTGCGAGAGGTGTTGTATTTGCTATAATCATATCGCTTGCCATGGTCTTTTTAGGAAAAAAGATTCCTGGTGGATTCATGCCTTCAGAAGATCAAGGCTATTACTTTGTTAATATACAGTTACCTTTTGCCTCATCTCTTCAGAGAACAGATGAAGTGGCACTTGAAGCTTCAAATATAATAAGATCATTTCCAGAAGTCGAAGATGTTACTTTAGCATCTGGTTTTAGTATTTTTTCAAGAAGTATGTCTACAAGTGCCGCAGTACTTTTTGTAAATCTTAAAAATTGGGAAGAGAGAGAGAAAACAGCAAATCAGTTAGTCCAGATTACGAATGCGCTACTCAGACAAAAAATTAAAGAAGGAGTTACATTTGCTTTCGGTCCACCTCCAATTCCAGGATTGGGAACAGGTAATGGATTCTCTATGATGATTCAAGATAAAGGTGGTAATACTCCTGAATATTTGGCTATGCATGCAAAAGAATTTATTGCTACGGCACAAAAAAGGCCTGAAATAGGAAGGGTATTTACTGCATATCAACCAAGTGTTCCTCAAAGATCAATCGAATTAAATAGGGAGGCTATTCTTAAAGCAGGAATCTCTCTGCATGAGTTATACCAAACCATTGGTTCATTTTTAGGTGGTTCATATGTAAATGACTTCAACCGCTTTGGTAGACTTTATAGGGTTTACATACAGGCTGAACCTGAATATCGTCAAACAGAGAAACAGTTAGAACTCTTTTATGTAAAAAATAGAAATAACGAATCAGTTCCTCTATCCAATTTTGTGAAGGTTAAGAATATTATAGGTCCTGAGTTTACCAATAGATATAATATGTATAGATGTGTTGAACTAACTGGAGGTGCAGCCCCAGGATATACTTCCGAGCAAGTATTAGACGCACTCGCGGAAGTAGCAGATGAAGTGCTTCCAAGAGACATGGGATTTGAATGGAGTAATATCTCTTATCAGCAGAAAAAAGCATCAGGATCTTCTGGAGTTATTTTTGGGATATCCCTACTGTTTGTCTATCTGATATTATGTGCTTTATACGAAAGTTGGAGTCTACCTCTAACCATCTTGATGGGGACACCATTTGCTATATTTGGTGCTCTATTAAGCATCTATCTTGCAAGATTGGTAAGCCCAACTTATGTGGATAATATTTTCTTACAGATATCGCTGGTACTACTCTTAGCACTGGCAGCAAAAAACGCAATTTTGATTATTGAGTTTGCAAAATTAAAATTCGATCAAGGATATGGTCTGTATGATGCTGCATGGGAAGCTGCTAAATTGAGATTCCGTCCAATTCTGATGACTGCATTCTCCTTTATATTTGGTGTTATGCCTCTTGTTTTCGCATCGGGTGCAGGTGCAGAAGCAAGAAAAGTAATGGGAGTAGCACTTGTTGGAGGAATGCTATTAGCAACCGTTATTGGAGTGGTCATGTATCCTCTATTTTTTGTCCTGATTGGTAAATTAGGAAAGTACGAACAAAAGAGAGATCAACAGAAAAATGAAATTAAATAA